The following is a genomic window from Geoalkalibacter halelectricus.
GCGCTCGTCGGCGAGGGCCAGGGGCAGGCCGGCGCGGGCGGCGGCGGCGTTGATGGAGGAGACGCCGGAGACGAAATCCACGGCAATTTCGGGGGCCTCGTCGCGCAGCACACGTACCAGGTACAGGGCGGTGCTGTAGAGCAGGGGATCGCCCAGGGTGATGAATACCACCCGCTTGCCCGCCCGCACCAGGGTCGCCGCCTGGCGGGCCGCGTCGCGCCAGAAGTTCTCCATTTCCGCCGGATTCTTGGACATGGGGTAGACCTGGCGGATCACCTGCTGACGGTTGCTGTCGACCAGGCCGGCGATGATGCTCTCGGCGATGCTTGCGTCCGAGCGGTCGCCCAGGGGGGCGAGGATCACTTCGGCGGCGCCGATGAGGCGCGCCGCCTTGAGGGTCACCAACTCGGGATCGCCGGGGCCAACGCCGACGATGGACAGGGCGGGCAGGCTCATTTTTTCGTCGCCGTGATGACGAAGACCGGATTGTTGGCCTCGAACATCTTGTAATCGGTCAGCGGTCGGGTGCGCGAGATGTTGACGGCGGTCACCTCCACGTCGTAGCCGGCATTGTCGAAGAATTCCGTGGAACTGGTCAGGGTATCGAGGGTGATGGCGTTGAGCACGATGCGCCCCTCGGCCGGCAGGCGCTCATCGACGGCCTTGAGGATATCCCAGAGGTTGCCGCCGGAGCCGCCGATGAACACCCGGTCGGGATCGGGCAGGTTCTCCAGGCAAGCGGGAGCCTCGCCTTCCACCAGGGAGATGTTGCGCGCGTTGAACTTGCGCAGGTTGTCGCGGATGAACTGCAGGCACTGGGGGTTGCGCTCGACGGCGAAGATGCGCCCGTTGGGCAGCAGGTGATCGGCCTCGATGCTCACCGAACCCGAGCCCGCGCCGATGTCCCACAAACACATGTCGTGGCGCAGCTGCAGCTTGGCCAGGGCGATGACGCGCACCTCCTCCTTGGTGATGAGCTTTTTCACCGCGGCGAATTCCTCGTCGGGAATGCCCAGGGTCGGGATGTAGGCATCGCCGTCTGCGTCGTATTCCTTGATGAGGATCAGCACGTTGAGGGGGGCGGCCTCGATTTCGAGCAGGCCCTTGACGTCGGTGGCGAGGATGCGTTCGCGCGGCGTGCCCAGTTCCTCGCACAGATAGGCGGCGTAGCCCTCGCGGCCCCTCGCCGTCAACTCCGTGGCGATGGCCTTGGGCGTGTTGATCTCGTCGGTGAGAATCGCCGCCTTGTCGTTGGCGACAATGCGATCCACGGCTTTTTTCAGGCCCCGGCCGTGCGCGGAAATAAAGACCGCGTCATCCCAGGGAACCTTGATCTTGGCAAAGGCGTACTGCACCGAGCTGACGTTGGGGATGAACTCGAGATCACCGGCGGGCAGGTTACGCAGCAGGTAGCGGCCGATGCTGAAGAACAGCGGATCGCCCGAGGTCAGCACCACCGTCAATTCCTGGGTGTTGGTCAGCAGTTCCACCACCTCGGCGAGGTTGTTGCCGATGCTGACCTTGCGCCCAGGGTGCTCGGGGAACAGTTCCAACTGGCGCTCGCCGCCGATGAGCAGCCCGGCTTGGGCGATGAGGTCGAGGGAGCGGCGGCCGAATCCCTCATGGCCTTCGACGCCGGCGCCGATCACGTAGATTTTCTTGTTCATGGAGCAGTCCCTTGTGCAAAGAGCCAGGAGGAACCGAAACGGCGTACCGCCTGACCGGAGTAGTCGACCAGGAGCAGGCCCGCATCGGCACCGGGTGCGCGGCGGCCGATCCAGGCGAGGGCGCGCCGTGCGACCTCGTCGACCAGGAGATGGGAGGCGTCGAGTTCGCTGAAGACCTCCCGCGCGGTGTTGGCAAACTCTATCTTTTTAATCAGGCCCCCGTCAAGGTCGAGGGCGCGCGCCCAGGTGGCCAATTGCGCCAGATCCAGCCGCGAGTTGCGCACATGGGTATGGTCGTGGCCGCAGGCGATCTTGACCAGTTTGGCAAATTGCGCGGCGAGCACGATGCCGGGAAAGCCCTTGCGGTGACAGGCCTCCAGGGCATGGGCGGCGAAATCGCCCATCATGATGAAGGCTTCCGCCTGCAGGGGCAAGGCTCCTTGCGCCGCCTGCTCGCTGCTGCGCCCGGTGCTGAGCACGACCTGCGCGCACCCGGCGGCGCGGGCCACGTCGAGAGCCACCTCCAGAGTGTCGGTCCAGGCCTGATGCGAGATGGGTCGCACCACCCCGGTGGTGCCCAGAATGGAGAGCCCGCCGAGAATGCCGAGCCGGGCGTTGAGGGTTTGTTCCGCGCGCCGGGCTCCGTCGGGAATGCTCAGTGTCACCATCGGCCGCAGGGCGTCGGCGCCGGGAGGAAAGACCTCGAGCACGGCTTCGGCGATCATGCGGCGCGGTACCGGGTTGATGGCCCATTCGCCGACGGCTACCGCCAGTCCCGGTTTGGTGACCCGACCGATGCCCGGGCCGCCGCAAATACGAATGGCTTCCGTGCTCGGGCTCAAACTAACCTCGGCGTGGATTTCAGCGCCGTGGGTGACATCGGGGTCGTCGCCGGCATCCTTGATGACAAAGCAACTCGCCGTTGTCGGAGAAACCTGTTGCCCGTGCAGGGCAAAGGTTGCCGTGAACCCGGCCGGTAGCCTGATGTCCACCTGTTCCACCCGCTGCTGGGCGCGCAGCATGAGCGCCGCGCCACGGGCAGCCGCCGCCGCGCAGGCGCCGGTGGTGAAGCCCGAGCGCAGCGGGCGCGGAGCTTTCTCAGACACGCGCGATGACA
Proteins encoded in this region:
- the cbiD gene encoding cobalt-precorrin-5B (C(1))-methyltransferase CbiD, whose translation is MSEKAPRPLRSGFTTGACAAAAARGAALMLRAQQRVEQVDIRLPAGFTATFALHGQQVSPTTASCFVIKDAGDDPDVTHGAEIHAEVSLSPSTEAIRICGGPGIGRVTKPGLAVAVGEWAINPVPRRMIAEAVLEVFPPGADALRPMVTLSIPDGARRAEQTLNARLGILGGLSILGTTGVVRPISHQAWTDTLEVALDVARAAGCAQVVLSTGRSSEQAAQGALPLQAEAFIMMGDFAAHALEACHRKGFPGIVLAAQFAKLVKIACGHDHTHVRNSRLDLAQLATWARALDLDGGLIKKIEFANTAREVFSELDASHLLVDEVARRALAWIGRRAPGADAGLLLVDYSGQAVRRFGSSWLFAQGTAP
- the cobI gene encoding precorrin-2 C(20)-methyltransferase, which gives rise to MSLPALSIVGVGPGDPELVTLKAARLIGAAEVILAPLGDRSDASIAESIIAGLVDSNRQQVIRQVYPMSKNPAEMENFWRDAARQAATLVRAGKRVVFITLGDPLLYSTALYLVRVLRDEAPEIAVDFVSGVSSINAAAARAGLPLALADERLAILPATFEGDKLRRALEDFDTVVLMKVHRVFDKICALLQEMDLLRQSVYLKRVGLAEERLFTDLTRVTAEDLDYLSLVIVRKS
- the cbiE gene encoding precorrin-6y C5,15-methyltransferase (decarboxylating) subunit CbiE encodes the protein MNKKIYVIGAGVEGHEGFGRRSLDLIAQAGLLIGGERQLELFPEHPGRKVSIGNNLAEVVELLTNTQELTVVLTSGDPLFFSIGRYLLRNLPAGDLEFIPNVSSVQYAFAKIKVPWDDAVFISAHGRGLKKAVDRIVANDKAAILTDEINTPKAIATELTARGREGYAAYLCEELGTPRERILATDVKGLLEIEAAPLNVLILIKEYDADGDAYIPTLGIPDEEFAAVKKLITKEEVRVIALAKLQLRHDMCLWDIGAGSGSVSIEADHLLPNGRIFAVERNPQCLQFIRDNLRKFNARNISLVEGEAPACLENLPDPDRVFIGGSGGNLWDILKAVDERLPAEGRIVLNAITLDTLTSSTEFFDNAGYDVEVTAVNISRTRPLTDYKMFEANNPVFVITATKK